DNA sequence from the Nicotiana tomentosiformis chromosome 3, ASM39032v3, whole genome shotgun sequence genome:
GCTTGGCCAGTGTAGTCATATGAATGAGTTTGTTACTGAAGTTGATACTTGAATGCACTTTTTATCTTGACTTGTCAGTGTTAAGCATTTTCTATCCAAATGTATAAAAGAGGTCCTGGGTTGATTGAGGTCAAGCCATGATTTATAAACTAGCTGTAATGAAGTAAGATCTTAAAGGTTGCATCTTTCTTTACTGTCCTTAGGTCACCATGTTCAAGTTGACGATGAAGACTATGTGTTTCAGCTTGGCCTAATCATCAATGTTATAGCAATTTTTTTAGGATATGTGAATGATTTGTATTGTTTCGAGGCGGTATGCAATATTTGTTTACTGGTGAACATTCTGATATATCTTCTTGGACTTcaccaaaatataaaaaatgaatcCCATGGTCAGCTTCTACCGGATCTACTGTTATTGCTAAGAGTCTTACGACTGAACTTTTTGACCAGATTTTACTCTCCTTTGCCTTCTCATACAATGGGTTCTTACCTGAACTTCAAGAACTTTGCTGACACATCACAGCCAGAGAGCAGTGGTGGGAAGCCAATGAATAATGATAATTTTTCGTTGGCTCGACAATCTTCCATATACTCGTTTACCTTTGATGAGCTCCAAAGTACATGTGGACTTGGGAAAGATTTTGGGTCGATGAATATGGACGACCTATTGAAGAACATTTGGACAGCTGAAGAGTCTCAAGCCTTGTCATCTTCTGTTGCTGGTGGAAATGTAAGTGTGCCAGTGGGAAATTTGCAGAGACAGGGTTCTTTGACATTGCCTAGGACAATAAGTCAGAAAACTGTTGATGAAGTATGGAAAGACTTTCAGAAAGAGAGTGTTAATGCCAATGATGGAAGTGCCCCTGGAGCATCAAACTTTGGGCAGAGGCAATCTACCTTGGGAGAAATGACGTTAGAAGAGTTTTTGGTTAGAGCAGGGGCAGTGCGAGAAGATATGCAACCAACTCGATACTCAAAGGATGTTACATTCACTAGTGGTTTCACTCAACCAAGCAGTAACAACAGTAGCTTGACCATAGCATTTCAACAAGCAACTCAAAACCCTCAACAGTTGAGTAATCAAATTGCAGGGAATAACATATTCAATGTGGTTACTACCACATCTTCACAGCAAAAGCCTCAGCAGGCACAGCCCCTTTTCCCCAAACAAACAACTGTCGCATTTGCTTCGCCGATGCAACTAGGGAACACTGCTCAACTGGCTAGCCCAGGGACAAGGGCTCCCATTGTCGGAATGTCTAATCCGTCTGTAAATACTACTATTATTCAAGGCAGTATCATGCAAGGTGGTGTTATGGACATGGCAGGATTGCATAATGGGGTCACATCCGTAAAAGGAGGATCCCCTGGAAATCTTGATCCTCCATCTCTTTCACCTTCACCTTATGCATGCGGTGAAGGTGGAAGAGGAAGGAGATCATGCACCTCTTTCGAAAAAGTCGTTGAGAGAAGGCGTAAGAGGATGATAAAGAACAGGGAGTCTGCAGCAAGATCAAGGGATCGAAAGCAGGTAATTCATAGTTTGAACTTATCTTTATTAGTTACTTCTTTTGTTTCTGATTCTTAACGCCCGTGACTTTTTCTGGTTTCCCTTGTTTAAAAATCTGACTCTCTGGTTAACAATGTTGTATAGTTACACATTCAATTGAGAGACACAGAAATGAAATAGTTGGCAGCATTTCCTCACACCTCCTGCTCAGTGTCTTCTCTCATTACAGTAGACCTTGCAATGCATGCTAAATATATCTCAATCAACAATTTTCCCTTTAGATACTTCATTTCGATCTTTAATCAAGGAAAAATAATAAGAGAAAGAAATTGACAGGAGGATCCATTGATATTACCTTATAAAGCAGTGTCATTAAGTAATTTCCTGGGAGACTTTTGGAGAAGTGTACATGCTCTTAGCTTTAGCTTTAAGCTTAAATCTTGATCACAATTGGGGGGAGATTTGAGAGAGCGTGAGGAAGATTTTAACATGCTGGGATGCTCCAGGTTTGAATGAATATCAAATATAGATAGTAAGTTATGAAATGTCGATACCATTAATGGATTTCCTCATTTGTCTGTGATGTGTCAGGCATATACTTTAGAGTTGGAAGCTGAAGTGGCAAAGCTTAAAGAAATTAAGCAAGAGTTGCAGAAGAAACAGGTATGAGAACTACGGGGTGAGAATTACTGGATTACTTCAATGCCCTTGATAAATCTTATGATCGTAACCATGGCTTTTGAATGTCTCATGCAGGCTGAATTTATCGAGAAGCAGAAGAATCAGGTATGGATGACATCTTTCCTGTTGCAAATATCTTGTATGAATAGCGATTACAACAATCATGGACTAGATGCAGGGATGTAAGTTTAAACAATTTAAGCAATAGTGCAaagtacttaacttgctgattgCAAAATGATTAAAGCTTCAAATGGTTGTTCCATCAATTATACAAGCGAATGGAGTAAACTGATATACAACTTTTCTAGAAATGTCATCAGCTGTGAAGACGTGACAACAAAGGAGACCAAATGCATGTGATTAGTTACACTAAGTTGTTTGACTGTCAGATCAAATGACCCGTCATTGTTAAATATTCTTTTTTTGGTCCAATTGCAGTTATTGGAAAAGATGAATATGCCATgggaaaataaattaatatgctTGAGAAGGACAGTGACAGGACCTTGGTAGTCGAATATGGAAGTAGAACAAATTCCAGAGTAGAAGCTTGGACAATTGGTAGACAGGAGGATGAAGCAACATGCCGGCTTCTGGCTCAACTCAGTTGACTCCTGAGAGTATGAGCCTGCCCCTCTACCCTCCTCCCAACTTATGAACTGAAatatgttttgattcaaatctaTTTTGTCAAATGGTAGATAACTGTACGTATAGTATAGTACAGGTTCCATGTACTGTTCATATTATGTAAACAATACTCTTGCATAAAGTATCCTCTTGTGCTCTTTGTTTGCAACCATAGGAGTTATCGGTGCAAGTAGGATGAATCTGTGAACGACAACAAACTCGTCTAGTTCTGCTTTAGAATATCACATAAACCAAATATCTGGAAGTAACTGTAAAAGCAACAAACTATTTACAAACCACTGGATGTTCTCTTACTCTTTCGGAAATTTTTGATATAGATTTGTCCATGTTTGTTGGTATCTTGGGGCACCAAGTCTTAAAGAGGATCTTTCTGACTTACAACATGTTTCCATTTGAGAACTTGGAAAATTCTTATGCTACAATTTCTATAATCCAAAGGTATACCCTACCTCGATACACAAAAGTACAGTAACAAGAAACCataaaccgcaccaaaccgataatcccagtcaaatcggaaaaaaaatgtggtttggtgttggaaaaaagaacccgaccataattggtttggcttggtgttgaaaaaaaaaatccgaccataattggtttggtttgattttaactaaaaaaggtcaaaccgaaaccaaagcAATCCGACATTACATTtatacaatttttaaattttttttatacatactaatatttattgtaatataatttataaatatttgttaaacttgttcacagttttatctttaaaCGTATTATTTAAAGTTTTGatttaacattcttgaatggtccaATAAATATTTTAGCCCAAAAAGGTAGTAAGTCAAATAAAGTTCAAATtactaatgctaataaagaaAATTCAATTCAACATTAGGAATAACAATAgtattggatatctattttttagttttgcattggtttataatgaaaatgcataacctaatttatctttttctttagtgcttggttgtgtaattaatagtacttattagttatacttattttagcatgacctatatagtatttttagattatgttaatttttattatggcgtattaattagtaatattttctttatgcgattttattatctttgttattgaatattttggtACAATgctatgactcatctcatattattttattattttcttaaaaaatatattttatagttgtatcttactaggactaaagaaatatttggagcacaagttacatattttgagccatgaagactttaccggaaaaaattCGAAAACTCAcaaaaaatcgagattgaaaaacccgactttgttggtttggttaaTAGATTTAAAAACCCGATACCATTGATTTAGTAAttgaaaatccgaaccaacctaACTTATGTACACCTTAACAGTAACGTTTCTCTTAGTGttagaaaatgacaaaaataaacaGTTCTAAATTACAACTTCAAGTCTTCATCTTGATTCTGTTTCTGAATTGCTCATAAACAAAGATGATGACATTTCTGCAATCTCTCGGTGCAGGAAATAGAGTCCACCCATAAGAGGTGCTTTTAGGGTCCACTAGAGCAAAACTCAGTAATTTTTAATTATTGTAACCCTAGCTACTTAGTATACTGGAAACAAATAGACGCTCTTTTCTCTGTTCAATTAAACTAGGGTTTAAACTATGATTTAGGGAGTTCATCCAATACACTATGACAATCACCACCGACCGATAATTTCAGCCACAGTTCATCCGTCTTCCGCTGCGAAGAACAAGTAAATTCTCGTTTTACGATTTACGCGCTAATCTAATGTGTTTAGTTTATCGCGCTTTTCATTGGTAATAGAGCAATAAACTAGTTTTCTGGTCCAAAAACGTATATAGAATAGTTCTAAATTTATTTGTGAATCTAGAACATCGTGTACAACTGTGCAATTCAGACTGTTAATTTGTTTAGCATATCTATTTTACCAATTGAAATTAGTTTTTAGATATGataaacaagaaaaaaataacaTTTACGTCGACCTTTTTATGTGAATCAACTATGTATTTTTTTCTCTGCGTTCTGTGTGCAATTAAGATTTTAAATCAATATTTAATCTGGCATTTTTGAATATCAGTTCTTGTTTTTGAAACTGATCAGAAAATGGTTGAAACTGATCTGAAAAAATCTATTGCCGCCGACTGCCGCTAAGGCCACTGTCAAAAGGATAATGGTTGTTCTTGAAGCCATCTCGACAGCGAAACAGCCATACAAACAAAAAAAGGGGAGGGAGGGGAGAAGAAACATGGCTTCTCCAATTTTAAAGACTGCCAAGAAGAAAGGGAAGAAAAGAAAAGTTTTTTtctaaacaaaaaagaaaagaaaaaagggattGGAGCATGGTGCTCCATAGCTATGGCAGAGAGAGGAGTAGAAGATGAAATAAAAAAAGTTTCTTCTCTTCATCCACAAGTATGGCTGGCGACGTCAAGActaagaaagagaagaaaagaaactaGGGTTTCTTTTATTAAATGGGTATATTTTCtgaattgtttttaaaaaaagggAATGAAAATTTCAGAAGAAAAAGTCTTCTGAAAAATGTTGGTGTCGGCGGCTAACATGTGTAGAGGAAGATGCTCTTCCAAAACCTTACACTATAACAATTATAAAATAGCAAAAAATGGTGTACTTGTTTAAATGAGCTTCAGAATTTATTAGGCTTCAAAAGCAATTTGCCCAATTTCTTTATCGCCCGGCAGAATTGAAATGATGGGTTGAAGGCCCACTTTAAAATACCATGTCATGATCTTCGGCTTCAGATGCCTGGGCCTTTTAATTTGCAGATTATTGAAGTTGGGCTAAAGACCCAGTTTTAAAGATTGATTTGTCATTTTATTTGGGCTCATGGCCTTTCTTTTTATTGAGCATAAAaaggtatttatttatttataacaaCAATTAGAATACAGGTTCTAGCGCACTACAGTCATTATAAGTGCCTCGATGGGCTATAGTTATGCCTCTTAGGGCATTGTCATTTCCTAAGGCAGCAAACTTAAGACACAAACTTTTCAAAATGTTTCTTACACAAACAAAACCTTCCTGATCTTTGTGATAAGCATCTACCACAGATTCAGGAGGTGAGACAAAAGTACATAATTTATTATAGTTGGACTGCATAAGAGCTTCCTTAGCCAAAATATGTGCAACACTATTTACTTCCCGAAAGTTATGCTTCACCACGATCTCCCCCATTTGCATTGCCTGCTTCATTAACCACCTTTCATAGATTAAGTCACTGTAAGTTGGATAGTCATCATGAAGGAAGCGTATGATTTCTGTTGCGTCTGTTTCCACTTCGATTGGGACTATTTTTTGGCAGACTATAATTTGGAGTGCTTGCTGCAGTGCTTGTAGTTCTAGGAGTGCTTGCTGCAGTGCTTGTAGTTCTACTTGTATTGGCGCTGCTGCATGCGTTTTCTTGTGGCATGCGACAACCCATTGGCCCTTGTTGTCGCGGATAGCTCCGCCTACTCCTCCTAATATTTCTTTTTAAAGTATGTGTTGTAGGATTAGTTGCTAAGTGCTTATATTATATGACTTGGTCAATAATTCTTTTTATGTTGATTCGATTGCTAGTATTGTTTTGGTTTCTATTATTCCAAATGGTCTACATAGTGAATGGGAATACTTCTTCCCACGTGACATATTTGTTGGTTATGGTAATGTTGgcatttttgagtttttcaacCCAATGTGATGTTGATGTTTGTGGAGTTATTTTCCAACCCATGGACTCCCAAAAGGATTTAGCAATATCGCATTCCCAGAAAATATGGGCTATCGACTCGTTTGTGTATTTGCATACTGGACAGTTAGGATTTATATTAACACCAATTTTTGTTGAGGTATGCCCGGCTTGGGATTCTGTTATGGTAACATTTCCAGATGAAGTACTTGATTTTGTTAGGGTAATTTAGATCCTAAATTCATTTGAAATTATTAGTACTAGGTTCATGCTCGTCAATTATCTTATAGCAAGAACTCGTAGCGAATACTCCACTAAAACTTATGCTCCATAGAAGATTATTGGGTGTTATAAGTGTCTTGTTTGGGACAAGGGTGTTGATATTGTTTATTATTGTATCTAGCAGGTCAAAAGAAATTTTTTCCAGATCCCATATATCTTTGTCATAGATATCCCTAATTCTTAAGTTGCTCTCATTCTTTGTCAAAGGGCCAGTTATGAAACTCCTAAGATTAGTGATGTTAGGGATCCAGTTTGTATCCCAAATATTTAAATCGGGACCACCTAATGCCATTGTTGCAAATGGACCATCCCTTTAGAAGACTATTCCAAGTATGTGAGcttattttggtattttttgtCTTCCCGTATTTACTAATTAAAATCTTCGCCCAAAGAGTTGATAGGTTATTAAGAATTCTCCATGCCAGGCTGGTTAGTAAAGCCAAATTTTTTGACCCGGCTTTTCTAATACCTAAGCCACCATGTTCTTTTATTTTGGTAAaggttgtgagcacctaatttttgaccatacttgtgatttttcaacacttttagtatgtaaataattttaagtttaacctacatattttaacctttatttcatttttagtaggttttatttaagaaaattaaaaattacaaaaaaattatatgttcttgattttaaaatatttagctagtatttttattttacactcttaaaagaaaagaaaacaatattaattaaagcaaGAGTCAATGAGTCATTTCCATGTGGCAAGATTCTTCCttatcttttgtaacaaactTATATACTCTCACTCAAAACTCACATGCCACCAATTAATCTTTATACCTACACCTATATATCTTCCACTCACTCACACAATTTAGGGCAACACAAAAAGATACACACAATTTAGGAGAGACCTAATCCCCGAAAAAAGAAGAAGCAGCCGTTCACCGACCTCCACCTTAGCAACAACAGTGCCTCCCCGCCTTCTgattgtttttctttcttctggTTCTCAACTTAAAGAGAGACACACATATACACGAAAAGGCACCTAAAAAAAGAGCTAAGGAGATCTACATATACATCTTCTTCCTCACATTTCAAAAGGGGGGGACAGAGACATAGATACAAAATTGAAGCAGTAAAAAAGGGAAACAAAAAATACAGAAACAACAAAAGAAAGAGATCTTGGAATCTCAATCACTCATCTTCCTCATATTCCTTTGAACAAAAACGGTGGCTATTTTCTAGCCAAATCCAGCTGGGTATGAGATTAATCTATCAAAGCAACGTAATGGAGATCGATTGTTGTCGTTCGAGTCGACGTCGAGTGGTTGAGGTTGAGATCCGGTCCGTAGTAACCTTTCTTGGTTCAAATTCGAAGTGTAATCGATTTCAAGAAAAAATTATATAATACAAAGGCCCTTTCTCTTTTTCTACCTTGCTTCAATTTTTAATCCATATACCATGAATTAGTGGCTTATTTGTTATTAATTTCTGCTTGTTATTAATTGgggttcctttttttttttctgaattttctcagtttttttttcttttttaagaaAACTTGTTGGGTATGGTTTGGACTTTGGATGGTGGTGTTTGTTGTGGTACCACaaagtattttattttgttaaaaaatctgattttgaTATCTTTGTTAATGTTAGTTCTCTTAATTTTGTCCTTTCTGTATATGAATCTTTGTTTATAATTATTTGTGTATTACAATGTGAGGATCTTTGCTGAAATCAGTATTCTGGCCGTTTACTATCCATGTTCTCCCCATAGTCCCATAATTTCATAATTGATGACCTTACAACCATCTCAAACTAATCTTAGAATGAACAACTCATAAACAATTTGTAGTTTGCTTTAGGTGTGTGTTTTTAATCGACTATCGTGATTATGTACGTGTTCgcatgacataattatgattccaaAAATAAAGCAAAGTACGCGTTCGCGCGATTTTGGCCAAACAATCTTAATTATTAATAAAGCGTGATTAATTgtatacacgtacgcgtgacatgatttttagCATGCTGAATAAAGCGGATTTATGCACATGTGATCCGTtttttcaaagataaatccataacGCCATAATTAAAAGCTGTAAAAGGTAAAAACGCACATAGGTCctaaaaataagtaattaaacAAGTTAGTTAAGCcatgtatgattaaagcgaccgtgctaaaactacgaaatccgggaatgcctaacaccttctcccgggttaacagaattccttacccggtcttctggtttcgcagactttaaaacagagttaaattttctcgatttgggatttaaaataaaccggtgacttggaacaccataaaattattccaagtggcggctctgattaaataaataatctcatttcgattaatgtcactttaattggaaataCTCCCCTATCCCCTATCCCTCGGAAAAAagaaggtgtgacagctctgccgactctgctggggatcgaacccagaatctctggtttatggttcagaattcgagcttgtaatgtaaTCTGTACTTGGCTTTATTGTTTAtgatatgtcacgccccaaactcggggagcgcgaccagcgctcaaccgagtaaacccggctgagcaagcctgttagatttcattctacccaaacttattCATGAAATAATatgagatgtactccattaatcaaacactgaaaatatttcattaacaacttcctttttcatttccattagcaacttccttcataatttttaaaatattacgagtttatagaattaataaaaaatatgatttccaaataccaacatatctagttcagttcccaacatcaaccacaacctgtctacggagcctctaagtacaatagaagagtaatatggaaatgccggcaacaaggccccggctatacctcaaaatacagtacatgagaaacaaaagatacatgaccccgaaatgaagtggggctcaccaaatcaggtgaaaagagtgtactgctatcactgatcaatgtcgcctgctgtagaaccacctgcatccattaaagatgcagtgcccccggcgaaagggacgttagtactgtcgaatagcactagtatgtatagctaaaaatcctctttcaaaatagaatgcccatataagaaaaggcaacacatagaaacagcaagtcacaatcaacaatatccaaacgtccagttaaaacataataattttcaaaatacgaacttcatatataattttggttgggagatcattagtaccgatatatcattgttcacaataccaatgccatcgtacttttagcacggagtccgatcacgacccgatcgactaggctatctcattagagaatcaaccacaattactatcaataccaataccaccgtaaatttagtacggagtccgatcacgacccaatcggctgttatctcattagagaatcaaccataattactgtcaatatcagtaccaccgtaaatttagtacggagtccgatcacgacccgaccggctaggccatctcattagagacatcaaccacagttactatcaataccaataccacagtaattttagtacggagtccgatcacgacccgactggctaggccatctcattagagacatcaaccataattactatcaataccaataccaccgtaaatttagtacggagtccgatcacgacccgatcggctaggttgtcttatttgaagacatcaaccaaaatctcgatttcaattaagaggaataattttatcatatcaatctcatcctaaATAAGGATAATagttcacaaaaataacataggtgcaaataTATTTAcgtcatcatctttcacattgtataaatctccactagtatttttagtcattcacaacgacaatatttccttggctcttttggccattcacaagattttttattcaaggcacggtggccatatttgatattccacacttttatttcttccctctcatgtatcatcatcataaatattaacatacatataatattccgaaaatcacaactttaagttcattagaaatgaacaatttaagcacaatagatttctttccgagaaatggagtaatataattggcaattgatgcgcaagttaaaattatcaacaagtaacacaccatttattcttgaaatactttttccccaAAAAAGATAATACACCATTTTcattcacgaatatgtaagaacacaaaacacattggaaatactcacaaagcatagtatttgttaaGACAACCActtatggcatgacttgagtacgaaagctttt
Encoded proteins:
- the LOC104121409 gene encoding bZIP transcription factor 46-like isoform X1; the encoded protein is MGSYLNFKNFADTSQPESSGGKPMNNDNFSLARQSSIYSFTFDELQSTCGLGKDFGSMNMDDLLKNIWTAEESQALSSSVAGGNVSVPVGNLQRQGSLTLPRTISQKTVDEVWKDFQKESVNANDGSAPGASNFGQRQSTLGEMTLEEFLVRAGAVREDMQPTRYSKDVTFTSGFTQPSSNNSSLTIAFQQATQNPQQLSNQIAGNNIFNVVTTTSSQQKPQQAQPLFPKQTTVAFASPMQLGNTAQLASPGTRAPIVGMSNPSVNTTIIQGSIMQGGVMDMAGLHNGVTSVKGGSPGNLDPPSLSPSPYACGEGGRGRRSCTSFEKVVERRRKRMIKNRESAARSRDRKQAYTLELEAEVAKLKEIKQELQKKQAEFIEKQKNQVWMTSFLLQISCMNSDYNNHGLDAGIYWKR
- the LOC104121409 gene encoding bZIP transcription factor 46-like isoform X2, with protein sequence MGSYLNFKNFADTSQPESSGGKPMNNDNFSLARQSSIYSFTFDELQSTCGLGKDFGSMNMDDLLKNIWTAEESQALSSSVAGGNVSVPVGNLQRQGSLTLPRTISQKTVDEVWKDFQKESVNANDGSAPGASNFGQRQSTLGEMTLEEFLVRAGAVREDMQPTRYSKDVTFTSGFTQPSSNNSSLTIAFQQATQNPQQLSNQIAGNNIFNVVTTTSSQQKPQQAQPLFPKQTTVAFASPMQLGNTAQLASPGTRAPIVGMSNPSVNTTIIQGSIMQGGVMDMAGLHNGVTSVKGGSPGNLDPPSLSPSPYACGEGGRGRRSCTSFEKVVERRRKRMIKNRESAARSRDRKQAYTLELEAEVAKLKEIKQELQKKQAEFIEKQKNQLLEKMNMPWENKLICLRRTVTGPW